A single genomic interval of Arthrobacter globiformis harbors:
- a CDS encoding alpha/beta fold hydrolase: MYKQRVVFVHGAGNFGSAAWPRQHGMALQYDALFLRRHGFDAGAEPLETDFAEDARIVLRSLADDGRGAAGGHVVAHSQGAIAAMMAAVERPDLVFSLTLVEPACLSLTAELPATAAHRALMEPLFEVRHQLGDDDYEREFLRRAFAADTPEPSTPEAKRAARRLRLQAPPWQAPLQIVPGVPTLVLTGGWEPLYEEIAGYLRETGALHRIAAGGHRPHDSPEGDRYIRSFIAEVSRRQQPRAS; the protein is encoded by the coding sequence ATGTATAAGCAGCGGGTAGTGTTCGTCCACGGTGCCGGTAACTTCGGCTCCGCTGCGTGGCCGCGCCAGCACGGCATGGCCCTGCAGTATGACGCCCTGTTTCTGCGGCGCCACGGCTTTGACGCCGGGGCAGAGCCGCTGGAGACCGACTTCGCCGAGGACGCCCGCATTGTGCTGCGTTCGCTGGCCGACGACGGCCGCGGGGCCGCCGGGGGCCACGTGGTGGCGCATTCGCAGGGGGCCATCGCAGCGATGATGGCCGCCGTCGAACGCCCTGATTTGGTCTTCTCGCTGACGCTCGTCGAGCCGGCATGCCTGTCGCTCACCGCTGAATTGCCGGCCACTGCCGCGCACCGTGCCCTGATGGAGCCGCTGTTCGAGGTCCGGCACCAGCTTGGCGACGACGACTACGAGCGCGAGTTCCTGCGCCGCGCGTTCGCCGCGGACACGCCGGAGCCCAGTACCCCCGAGGCGAAGCGCGCGGCCAGGAGACTGCGGCTGCAGGCACCGCCGTGGCAGGCGCCGCTGCAGATCGTGCCGGGTGTTCCCACCCTGGTCCTCACCGGCGGCTGGGAGCCGCTGTACGAGGAAATCGCGGGATACCTGCGCGAGACCGGCGCCCTGCACCGCATCGCTGCGGGAGGGCACCGGCCCCACGACTCACCGGAGGGTGACCGCTACATCAGGTCATTCATCGCCGAGGTCAGCCGCCGGCAGCAGCCCCGCGCCTCCTGA
- a CDS encoding glucose-6-phosphate dehydrogenase yields the protein MTSQTTVKTLLILGASGDLTGRLLLPGLARLVATGRAAGLLLVGAGSDPWSPEQWQERVHTAFDAAAETADDAGRDALAAMAKSTEYHQADVTADGPLAELLAGLEGPVAVYFALPPQVSQKACEILRPEQVPAGTRLVMEKPFGAGEDSARELNRTLLSLVPEDHIHRVDHFLGKATVLNILGLRFANNFLEPVWSRDHIAKVEIIFDEDLALEGRARYYDGAGALRDMIQSHLLQIMALLAIEPPATIGERDLRDAIAAVLRASSIKPPYTDSTRRARYLAGSLGGKDVPDYAREEGVDPGRNTETLAEVRVDIDNWRWKDVPFILRSGKALGTKRKEAVVTFRPVPHLPAGFTGRDTPNTLRIGFGPDTLELDVDVNGPGDIFSLDRAALVAELNASELLPYGEVLEGVLTGDPLLSVRGDTAEECWRIVEPVLAAWAAGKVPLEEYRAGSGGPGPKEA from the coding sequence GTGACGAGCCAGACGACTGTAAAAACTTTGCTCATCCTCGGCGCCTCCGGCGATCTCACCGGCCGGCTCCTCCTTCCAGGCCTGGCCAGGCTGGTGGCCACAGGACGTGCCGCCGGCCTGTTGCTCGTGGGGGCCGGATCGGACCCGTGGTCACCTGAACAGTGGCAGGAACGCGTGCACACCGCCTTTGATGCTGCCGCCGAAACGGCGGACGACGCCGGCAGGGACGCGCTGGCGGCCATGGCAAAGTCCACGGAATACCACCAGGCCGACGTCACCGCTGACGGCCCGCTTGCAGAACTCCTCGCCGGCCTCGAGGGGCCGGTTGCGGTCTACTTCGCATTGCCGCCGCAGGTGAGCCAGAAGGCCTGCGAAATCCTGCGCCCTGAGCAGGTCCCCGCCGGGACCCGTCTGGTCATGGAGAAGCCCTTCGGCGCCGGCGAGGATTCGGCCCGCGAACTCAACCGGACGCTCCTGTCCCTTGTTCCGGAGGACCACATCCACCGGGTGGACCATTTTCTGGGCAAGGCCACCGTCCTGAACATCCTCGGCCTGCGGTTCGCCAACAATTTCCTGGAGCCGGTCTGGAGCCGTGACCACATCGCCAAGGTGGAAATCATCTTCGACGAGGACCTGGCCCTGGAGGGTCGTGCGCGCTACTACGACGGCGCGGGCGCGCTGCGCGACATGATCCAGAGCCACCTGCTGCAGATCATGGCGCTGTTGGCGATCGAGCCGCCGGCCACTATCGGCGAGCGCGACCTCCGCGACGCCATCGCCGCCGTCCTGCGGGCCAGCAGCATCAAGCCGCCCTACACGGACAGCACCCGGCGTGCGCGCTACCTGGCGGGAAGCCTCGGCGGCAAGGACGTCCCCGATTACGCCCGGGAAGAGGGCGTGGACCCGGGCCGGAACACCGAGACCCTGGCCGAGGTGCGCGTGGACATCGACAATTGGCGCTGGAAGGACGTGCCGTTCATCCTCCGCTCCGGCAAGGCCCTCGGGACCAAGCGCAAGGAGGCGGTGGTCACCTTCCGGCCGGTTCCGCACCTGCCCGCCGGATTCACAGGCAGGGACACGCCCAACACGCTCCGGATCGGCTTCGGCCCGGACACCCTGGAGCTCGACGTCGACGTCAACGGCCCCGGGGATATCTTCAGCCTGGACCGCGCCGCACTCGTGGCCGAGCTCAACGCCTCCGAGCTGCTGCCGTACGGCGAAGTGCTGGAAGGCGTCCTGACCGGCGATCCCCTGCTGTCGGTCAGGGGCGACACCGCCGAGGAATGCTGGCGGATCGTGGAGCCGGTGCTGGCTGCCTGGGCAGCGGGCAAGGTGCCGCTGGAGGAATACCGGGCGGGCTCCGGCGGACCCGGACCCAAAGAGGCTTAA
- a CDS encoding P-II family nitrogen regulator: protein MKLITAIVRPEKLESIREGLEAYGVQGLTVSAASGYGRQRGYTEVYRGAEYNVDLLPKIRVEVLATDEQADDILDVIIASSNTGRAGDGKVWTVDVFEAVRVRTGERGVAAI, encoded by the coding sequence ATGAAACTGATCACAGCAATCGTTCGTCCGGAGAAGCTCGAATCGATCCGTGAAGGCCTGGAGGCCTACGGGGTCCAGGGCCTGACGGTCAGTGCGGCCAGCGGCTACGGCCGGCAGCGCGGCTACACCGAGGTCTACCGCGGCGCCGAGTACAACGTGGACCTGCTGCCCAAGATCCGCGTTGAGGTGCTCGCCACGGACGAACAGGCTGACGACATCCTGGATGTCATCATCGCCAGCTCCAACACGGGCCGGGCCGGCGACGGCAAGGTCTGGACGGTCGATGTCTTCGAAGCAGTGCGGGTGCGGACAGGTGAACGCGGCGTAGCCGCCATCTAG
- a CDS encoding MFS transporter — MSPLPRKAAGKPRFTAVRRADGAPLPRDIKVMLVAAFLIALGFGLVAPVLPQFATTFDVGATAAAVIVSIFALMRLLFAPAGGALIGRLGERPVYVAGLLIVAASTAACAFAQNYWQLLVFRGLGGAGSVMFTVASMALVIRLAPPESRGRVSGAYASAFLIGNVCGPIVGGLLAGFGLRIPFLAYAAALVLAALLVQTQLSHVPGSARGEAAGAPAMKLREAFGDSAYRAAMLSSFANGWATFGVRMATVPLFAVTALGSGPGAAGWALAVFAAGNALALTVSGRLADSLGRKPMMVAGLVVTGAATAGIGLTQGLWWFLAASLLAGVGAGMLNPAQQAAVADVIGRERSGGPVLAAYQMTSDIGAILGPVLVGLLADRLGYSWAFAATGAVLLIAAVGWLAARETMQRQSADATP; from the coding sequence ATGAGCCCACTCCCCCGTAAAGCTGCGGGCAAACCACGTTTCACTGCGGTCCGCCGCGCCGACGGCGCTCCGCTGCCCCGTGACATCAAGGTAATGCTTGTCGCAGCCTTCCTGATTGCGCTGGGCTTTGGCCTCGTGGCGCCGGTGCTGCCGCAGTTCGCCACCACGTTCGACGTCGGCGCGACGGCCGCCGCCGTCATCGTCAGTATCTTTGCGCTCATGCGGCTGCTGTTCGCGCCCGCCGGCGGTGCCCTTATCGGCAGGCTCGGCGAGCGTCCGGTCTACGTCGCGGGCCTGCTCATCGTGGCGGCGTCCACCGCGGCCTGCGCCTTCGCCCAGAACTACTGGCAGCTGCTGGTGTTCCGCGGGCTGGGCGGTGCCGGATCGGTCATGTTCACGGTGGCATCGATGGCGCTGGTCATCAGGCTGGCGCCACCGGAGAGCCGCGGCCGGGTCTCCGGCGCTTACGCGTCGGCGTTCCTGATCGGCAACGTCTGCGGGCCCATCGTCGGCGGTCTGCTCGCCGGCTTCGGCCTGCGCATCCCGTTCCTGGCTTATGCGGCCGCGCTCGTCCTGGCCGCCCTGCTGGTGCAGACGCAGCTCAGCCATGTTCCCGGCTCGGCCCGCGGCGAAGCAGCGGGCGCACCGGCCATGAAACTCAGAGAGGCTTTCGGCGACAGTGCCTACCGGGCAGCCATGCTGTCCAGCTTCGCCAACGGCTGGGCAACTTTTGGTGTGCGCATGGCCACGGTGCCGCTGTTTGCCGTCACGGCCCTGGGCTCCGGGCCGGGGGCGGCCGGCTGGGCACTGGCAGTTTTCGCAGCCGGAAACGCCCTCGCCCTGACCGTGTCTGGCAGGCTCGCCGACAGCCTGGGCCGGAAGCCGATGATGGTGGCCGGCCTCGTGGTCACCGGTGCAGCCACGGCAGGGATCGGGCTGACGCAGGGGCTGTGGTGGTTCCTGGCCGCGTCGTTGCTTGCCGGCGTGGGCGCGGGAATGCTCAACCCGGCACAGCAGGCGGCGGTTGCCGATGTGATCGGCCGCGAACGATCGGGCGGACCTGTGCTGGCGGCCTACCAGATGACGTCGGACATCGGTGCCATCCTCGGGCCGGTGCTCGTCGGTCTGCTGGCCGACCGGCTGGGTTACAGCTGGGCCTTCGCAGCCACAGGTGCCGTGTTGCTGATCGCCGCGGTGGGCTGGCTGGCCGCTCGGGAGACGATGCAGCGCCAGTCTGCAGACGCCACCCCTTAA
- a CDS encoding ammonium transporter: MELTAGHVWLMVAAALVLFMTPGLAFFYGGMTRAKAALNMMMMSFISIGMVGVVWVLWGASMSSGEGFLQIVGNPFATFGLEGITTPDGLIKVGYAATFAIITVALISGAIADRAKFGAWSVFVPVWVTLVYCPLAYMVWGGGLFGPEGAIGKALGPAIDFAGGTVVHINAGVAALILVLIIGNRKGFGKDPNHRPHNIPFVMLGAAILWFGWFGFNGGAATTAEQGGLIWVNTLAAPAAAMLGWLVTERVRDGHPTSLGAASGVVAGLVAITPACANVSPVGALGLGVVAGVASALAVGLKFRWGFDDSLDVVGVHLVSGIIGTVALGFIALPADGVGGGLFYGGGFAQLWAQLAAAGISIAYSAILTTIIALAIHKTMGFRVSQEQEAVGVDLSLHAETAYEFGVGGHGGSFQPLHELITGGQTSGTDAVPAGSDGKKTAAATGKESVGA; the protein is encoded by the coding sequence ATGGAACTTACCGCAGGTCACGTATGGCTCATGGTGGCGGCGGCACTCGTGCTGTTCATGACACCAGGTCTGGCATTTTTCTACGGCGGCATGACGCGCGCCAAGGCTGCACTGAACATGATGATGATGAGCTTCATCTCCATCGGCATGGTCGGCGTGGTGTGGGTACTCTGGGGCGCATCGATGAGCTCCGGCGAGGGATTCCTGCAGATTGTCGGGAACCCGTTCGCCACGTTCGGTCTCGAGGGCATCACCACCCCTGACGGCCTCATCAAGGTCGGCTACGCGGCCACGTTCGCGATCATCACGGTCGCCCTCATCAGCGGCGCCATCGCGGACCGCGCCAAGTTCGGCGCCTGGAGCGTCTTCGTGCCCGTCTGGGTGACGCTGGTGTACTGCCCCCTCGCCTACATGGTCTGGGGCGGTGGCCTCTTCGGCCCCGAGGGCGCCATCGGCAAGGCTCTCGGCCCCGCGATCGACTTCGCCGGCGGCACCGTGGTCCACATCAACGCCGGTGTGGCTGCGCTGATCCTTGTCCTCATCATCGGCAACCGCAAGGGCTTCGGCAAGGACCCGAACCACCGCCCGCACAACATCCCGTTCGTCATGCTCGGCGCGGCCATCCTGTGGTTCGGCTGGTTTGGCTTCAACGGCGGCGCCGCCACCACCGCGGAACAGGGCGGCCTGATCTGGGTCAACACCCTGGCTGCCCCGGCTGCGGCCATGCTCGGCTGGCTGGTCACCGAACGCGTCCGTGATGGCCACCCCACCTCGCTGGGTGCTGCCTCCGGTGTGGTCGCCGGCCTCGTCGCCATCACCCCGGCCTGTGCAAACGTCAGCCCGGTCGGTGCCCTTGGACTCGGCGTCGTCGCCGGTGTGGCCTCGGCCCTCGCTGTCGGCCTCAAGTTCCGCTGGGGCTTCGATGACTCTCTGGACGTCGTCGGCGTCCACCTCGTCTCCGGCATCATCGGAACCGTTGCCCTGGGCTTCATCGCCCTTCCGGCCGACGGCGTCGGCGGCGGCCTCTTCTACGGCGGCGGCTTCGCCCAGCTCTGGGCCCAGCTGGCGGCAGCGGGTATCTCCATCGCCTACTCAGCCATCCTGACCACGATCATCGCACTGGCCATCCACAAGACCATGGGCTTCCGGGTCTCCCAGGAGCAGGAAGCGGTGGGCGTCGACCTCAGCCTGCACGCAGAAACCGCCTACGAGTTCGGCGTCGGCGGCCACGGCGGCAGCTTCCAGCCCCTGCATGAGCTGATCACCGGCGGGCAGACCAGCGGCACCGACGCGGTTCCCGCAGGCAGCGACGGTAAGAAGACAGCAGCAGCAACAGGCAAGGAAAGCGTGGGGGCATGA
- the ffh gene encoding signal recognition particle protein, with amino-acid sequence MFNSLSDRLTATFKNLRGKGRLTEADVDATVREIRRALLDADVAVPVVREFTGQVRERALGSEVSGALNPSQQIVKIVNEELVEILGGETRRIRMAKTGPTVIMLAGLQGAGKTTLAGKLAKWMKAQGHSPLLVACDLQRPNAVTQLQVVGQRAGAPVFAPHPGATSELAHPAGDPVAVARAGVEEARQKLHDVVIVDTAGRLGVDADMMEQARQIRRAIVPNEVLFVIDSMIGQDAVNTATAFDEGVNFTGIVLSKLDGDARGGAALSVSSVTGKPVMFASTGESLDDFELFHPDRMASRILDMGDVLSLIEQAEKSWDKDEAARMAKKFADQEDFTLDDFLAQMQQIRKMGSMKKMLMMMPGAQNIRQQLEQFDEREIDRVEAIVRSMTPHERVAPKIINGSRRARIARGSGVHVSEVNGLLERFAQAQKMMKKMAQGGGMPGMPGMPGMGAGGARKGGGKNAPKKKARSGNPAKAAQELRDAEARRAAGAKTVPTGAAFGQQSGDFDPSQLNLPKGFDKFMGGK; translated from the coding sequence GTGTTCAATTCACTCTCTGACCGGTTGACAGCCACCTTCAAGAACCTTCGCGGCAAGGGCCGCCTCACCGAGGCAGATGTCGACGCCACAGTCCGCGAGATCCGGCGCGCCCTGCTGGACGCGGATGTTGCCGTGCCCGTGGTCCGCGAGTTCACCGGGCAGGTCCGTGAACGCGCGCTTGGCTCGGAGGTCTCCGGGGCCCTGAATCCCAGCCAGCAGATCGTGAAGATCGTCAACGAGGAACTTGTTGAGATCCTCGGCGGCGAGACGCGGCGCATCCGGATGGCCAAGACCGGCCCCACTGTCATCATGCTCGCCGGCCTCCAGGGCGCCGGCAAGACCACCCTGGCCGGAAAGCTCGCCAAGTGGATGAAGGCGCAGGGCCACAGCCCCCTCCTCGTCGCCTGTGACCTTCAGCGCCCCAATGCCGTGACACAGCTGCAGGTAGTGGGCCAGCGCGCGGGAGCTCCAGTCTTCGCTCCGCACCCCGGCGCCACCTCAGAACTGGCGCACCCGGCCGGCGACCCCGTCGCCGTGGCACGGGCCGGCGTCGAGGAAGCACGCCAGAAGCTGCACGACGTCGTCATCGTGGACACCGCCGGCCGTCTCGGCGTCGACGCCGACATGATGGAGCAGGCGCGCCAGATCCGCCGCGCCATTGTGCCCAACGAAGTCCTCTTCGTGATCGACTCCATGATCGGCCAGGACGCCGTCAACACGGCCACCGCTTTCGACGAAGGCGTGAACTTCACCGGCATCGTGCTGTCGAAGCTCGACGGCGACGCACGCGGCGGTGCCGCGCTGTCCGTTTCGTCGGTCACTGGCAAGCCCGTGATGTTCGCCTCGACCGGTGAAAGCCTGGACGACTTCGAACTGTTCCACCCGGACCGGATGGCCTCGCGCATCCTGGACATGGGTGACGTCCTGTCCCTCATTGAGCAGGCTGAAAAGTCCTGGGACAAGGATGAAGCCGCCCGGATGGCGAAGAAGTTCGCCGACCAGGAGGACTTCACACTGGATGACTTCCTCGCGCAGATGCAGCAGATCCGCAAAATGGGCTCCATGAAGAAGATGCTCATGATGATGCCCGGTGCGCAGAACATCCGGCAGCAGCTGGAGCAGTTCGATGAGCGCGAGATCGACCGGGTGGAGGCCATTGTTCGCTCCATGACCCCGCACGAGCGTGTGGCTCCGAAGATCATCAACGGCTCCCGCCGGGCCCGCATCGCCCGGGGCTCCGGCGTGCACGTATCCGAGGTCAACGGGCTGCTGGAGCGCTTCGCCCAGGCCCAGAAGATGATGAAGAAGATGGCCCAGGGCGGCGGCATGCCGGGAATGCCCGGGATGCCCGGGATGGGGGCAGGCGGTGCCCGCAAGGGCGGCGGCAAGAACGCGCCCAAGAAGAAGGCCCGTTCGGGCAATCCTGCCAAGGCGGCGCAGGAGCTTCGCGATGCGGAGGCCAGGCGGGCCGCCGGGGCCAAGACGGTGCCCACCGGAGCCGCCTTCGGCCAGCAGTCGGGCGACTTTGATCCGTCCCAGCTGAACCTCCCCAAGGGATTCGACAAGTTCATGGGCGGCAAATAG
- the ftsY gene encoding signal recognition particle-docking protein FtsY, whose protein sequence is MNDIIPILLPILAALVVIGGLVPVLMKARKSRTQYLGTRDANDPVESRGGGGTLLEDGPAAPAAPADRTVPDAVDLEGLEGEVPDDAAGLETIPVETPLPVAGRLNRLRERLVKSNNVLGKGLLALLSSDKIDENVWDEVEETLLLADLGTEPTMQLVDALRERVKVLGTRDPEHVKALLREELIKIVDPSMDRSLRVDRHADRPAVVMVVGVNGVGKTTTVGKLARVLVAEDKDVILGAADTFRAAAAEQLATWGQRVGVPTVKSDIDGADPASVAYEAVKAGIDQEVDVVMIDTAGRLQNKVGLMDELGKVKRVVEKLAEVDEVLLVLDATTGQNGLNQARVFAEVVNITGIVLTKLDGTAKGGIVVAIQKSLGVPVKLIGLGEGADDLAPFEAEAFVDALLN, encoded by the coding sequence GTGAATGACATTATCCCCATTCTTTTGCCCATTCTGGCTGCCCTGGTAGTTATCGGCGGGCTGGTCCCGGTGCTGATGAAAGCCCGGAAATCCCGCACACAATACCTCGGCACCCGGGACGCCAACGACCCCGTTGAGTCGCGCGGAGGCGGAGGAACCCTCCTAGAGGACGGCCCGGCTGCGCCTGCCGCGCCTGCCGACCGTACGGTTCCGGACGCCGTCGACCTTGAAGGACTGGAAGGCGAGGTCCCGGATGACGCGGCCGGCCTGGAAACCATTCCGGTTGAGACCCCGCTGCCCGTGGCGGGGCGACTCAACCGCCTCCGGGAGCGCCTGGTCAAGTCCAACAACGTGCTCGGCAAGGGCCTGCTGGCACTGCTGTCCAGCGACAAGATCGACGAGAACGTCTGGGATGAGGTTGAGGAGACCCTGCTCCTGGCCGATCTTGGCACGGAACCAACCATGCAGCTTGTGGACGCGCTCCGCGAACGCGTGAAGGTCCTGGGCACGCGCGACCCCGAGCACGTCAAGGCGCTGCTCCGGGAAGAGCTCATCAAGATCGTGGACCCGTCCATGGACCGGAGCCTGCGGGTTGACCGGCACGCGGACAGGCCGGCCGTCGTGATGGTGGTCGGTGTCAACGGCGTCGGCAAGACCACCACGGTGGGCAAGCTGGCCCGCGTGCTCGTGGCGGAGGATAAGGACGTCATCCTCGGCGCGGCCGACACCTTCCGGGCCGCCGCGGCAGAGCAGCTGGCCACCTGGGGACAGCGCGTTGGCGTTCCCACCGTGAAATCCGACATCGACGGCGCGGACCCGGCGTCCGTGGCGTACGAGGCCGTCAAGGCCGGCATCGACCAGGAAGTCGACGTCGTCATGATCGACACCGCCGGCCGCCTGCAGAACAAGGTCGGCCTGATGGACGAGCTCGGCAAGGTCAAGCGCGTCGTGGAGAAGCTGGCAGAGGTGGACGAGGTCCTCCTGGTTCTGGACGCCACCACCGGCCAGAACGGGCTGAACCAGGCAAGGGTCTTCGCCGAGGTCGTCAACATCACCGGCATCGTGCTGACCAAGCTGGACGGAACCGCGAAGGGCGGCATCGTCGTCGCCATCCAGAAGTCCCTCGGCGTGCCCGTGAAGCTCATCGGCCTCGGAGAGGGCGCGGACGACCTCGCACCATTCGAGGCCGAGGCTTTCGTCGACGCCCTCCTGAACTAA